In Vanacampus margaritifer isolate UIUO_Vmar chromosome 9, RoL_Vmar_1.0, whole genome shotgun sequence, the following proteins share a genomic window:
- the LOC144058062 gene encoding zinc finger protein 516-like isoform X2 codes for MMNPRMMDTQARNQRAKLTPNKVNSKHDIESEDDKIPGSYVCNVCGRSFPFLSSLSQHMRRHTGARPYKCPYCDHRASQKGNLKVHIRSHKLGTLSSHHSNEDEEGGAEEEEMTVSEGLDGGTSPTKSSSACNRMISRESAEDSRRKVTVRSLKREKPASDQLPYCCRLCGYEAQREDQLLSHIEKVHITVDTGEQISVKEEAVAETLESQGDGTFPCETCGQVFTQAWFLKSHMKKHAGILDHCCQICGRRFREAWFLKSHMKTHNTRSRSRAKSDSAEHPATINDVAQDPEIVSSVASVYQMCSKCGNLFLSKESLRAHDKVHSLSYGKISQNQSQPSDDDDSPATKKRLLDYLGLHPVAAKAKEDERDMILGQRIPELDPLCSYQAWHLATKGKVVEPVDNSKASSDGGSIEEEHIATVAVVYEKENRSYDIQDQEKRSTGRRSSSGLATQASSGDHTPESLSDSEYRPSSRQERKRPSQSQGPSKSVECFECGKVFRSRHQMIVHQRVHRKDGGRTSMGDKEKSASKDLWSCTSDPESGSPNRPFTPGYGDSPPASTFRDQASEMGTANSGEFPDEKPYICSMCDFVTTESHTYLAHVRVQHPAASEDRTSPVPRVTPKLKKALLQGLENIPSPPAPLSTCSSPCENVCTPVDLCMRAEGHRGQAPITLDRKILPKHKCSFCSHSTLYPEVLWMHQTVAHRMTSSSSNLVPKWALRNNTKGPRDLSSRRRTGPPPLLEGNECPPLPTVVRGQRTRPPSQANQVLKKNKASSSPLHSSSLLSRPSTSTSGSHGARVAHSHPARSRPKVDISSRRSLLPSSNSNEKITSTLSRSTAPSLNSATASKRPECYMMPQEGLGFMLSSKYGSQAEYNRARGSSHQPLTNSLGQRPTNAARPSSVKRGSATGHYGAMQTYGGIHQTSLSSFLPSEVHGNVKQEQTSEIPEMPNHILSFLKNYSPHEVAALYHRWGATNSLLDPSGMLRSLMRQGQHFCHECGKSFSQPSHLRTHMRSHTVGFDFNGLHRGTDAHSTASEAPKQERGLSAASSAHTEPLRKGT; via the exons ATGATGAATCCCAGGATGATGGATACTCAGGCGAGAAATCAGAGGGCAAAGTTGACTCCCAACAAGGTCAACTCCAAGCACGATATTGAGAGTGAGGATGACAAAATCCCGGGATCTTACGTCTGCAATGTTTGCGGCCGCAGCTTCCCTTTCCTGAGCTCTTTGTCACAGCATATGAGACGGCATACTGGTGCCCGCCCTTATAAATGCCCCTACTGTGACCACAGGGCCTCTCAGAAGGGCAACCTCAAAGTTCATATACGCAGCCACAAACTGGGCACACTCTCTAGCCACCACTCCAATGAGGACGAAGAGGGGGgcgcagaggaagaggagatGACTGTTTCAGAGGGTCTTGATGGAGGTACGAGTCCAACCAAAAGCAGCTCAGCTTGTAATCGGATGATCAGTAGAGAGAGCGCAGAAGATAGTCGCAGGAAAGTAACTGTGAGGAGCTTGAAAAGAGAGAAACCTGCGAGTGATCAGCTGCCTTACTGCTGCCGTCTTTGTGGCTATGAGGCCCAGCGGGAGGACCAGCTCCTGAGCCACATTGAGAAGGTCCACATCACTGTAGACACAGGCGAGCAGATAAGTGTTAAGGAGGAAGCTGTGGCTGAAACACTTGAATCCCAGGGTGATGGGACCTTTCCATGTGAAACCTGCGGCCAGGTCTTCACCCAAGCCTGGTTTTTAAAGTCACACATGAAGAAACATGCTGGCATCCTGGACCATTGCTGTCAAATATGTGGAAGACGCTTCCGCGAAGCTTGGTTTCTTAAATCTCACATGAAAACACACAACACCAGATCACGGTCTCGTGCAAAATCGGATTCTGCTGAACATCCTGCCACTATCAATGATGTAGCACAGGATCCTGAAATTGTTAGCTCTGTTGCGTCTGTTTACcaaatgtgttctaaatgtgGGAACTTGTTTCTTAGCAAAGAGAGCCTAAGGGCTCATGATAAAGTCCACAGTCTCAGTTATGGAAAAATATCTCAGAACCAGTCACAACCCAGTGATGACGATGATTCACCAGCCACAAAGAAACGTTTACTTGACTATTTAGGCCTTCATCCTGTTGCGGCAAAGGCTAAGGAGGATGAACGTGATATGATATTGGGTCAAAGAATCCCAGAGCTTGATCCACTTTGCAGCTACCAGGCATGGCATTTAGCTACAAAAGGAAAAGTTGTAGAACCAGTAGACAACAGCAAGGCTTCCAGTGACGGAGGAAGTATTGAAGAGGAACACATTGCTACAGTTGCTGTAGTTTATGAGAAAGAGAACCGCAGTTATGACATTCAAGATCAAGAAAAACGCAGCACAGGTCGCCGCAGCAGCTCTGGTTTGGCAACCCAAGCTTCTTCTGGAGACCACACACCAGAAAGCCTCAGCGATTCCGAGTACCGACCATCGTCTCGCCAGGAACGGAAACGGCCATCCCAGTCTCAAGGTCCCTCTAAATCCGTTGAGTGCTTTGAATGCGGGAAGGTGTTCCGCAGTCGCCACCAGATGATTGTCCACCAGCGAGTCCATAGAAAGGATGGGGGCAGGACATCAATGGGCGACAAGGAAAAAAGCGCAAGTAAAGACCTGTGGAGCTGCACCAGTGACCCAGAATCCGGCTCCCCAAACCGACCCTTTACCCCGGGGTATGGAGATTCTCCACCGGCCTCCACTTTTAGAGACCAGGCATCTGAGATGGGCACTGCTAACTCAGGAGAGTTTCCAG ATGAAAAGCCTTATATCTGCAGCATGTGTGACTTTGTTACCACTGAGTCACATACGTACCTGGCTCATGTCCGTGTCCAGCATCCAGCTGCCTCCGAAGACAGAACCAGCCCTGTTCCTCGAGTCACCCCCAAATTGAAGAAGGCCCTTCTGCAAGGTCTGGAAAATATTCCATCCCCTCCTGCTCCTCTTTCAACTTGCTCTTCTCCCTGCGAGAATGTTTGTACCCCTGTGGATTTATGTATGAGGGCTGAGGGTCACAGGGGCCAAGCCCCCATAACCCTCGATAGGAAAATCCTCCCGAAGCACAAGTGTTCCTTCTGCTCCCATTCTACCCTCTATCCTGAGGTCCTGTGGATGCATCAAACTGTGGCTCACCGCATGACCAGTAGTAGCTCCAATCTGGTGCCTAAATGGGCTCTGAGAAACAACACCAAAGGGCCACGCGATTTGTCCTCCAGGCGACGCACTGGCCCCCCACCACTCTTGGAGGGTAACGAATGTCCACCGCTGCCAACAGTTGTGCGTGGCCAACGCACGCGTCCCCCATCCCAGGCCAACCAAGTACTTAAAAAGAACAAAGCATCGTCATCACCCCTTCACTCTTCATCTTTACTATCGAGACCCTCCACATCCACTTCAGGATCGCATGGTGCGAGAGTCGCTCACAGTCACCCAGCGCGCTCCAGACCCAAAGTGGATATTTCCTCTCGGAGGAGCTTGCTGCCATCCTCCAACTCTAATGAGAAGATCACCAGCACCCTCTCCCGTTCCACAGCCCCAAGCCTCAACTCTGCTACAGCTAGCAAAAGGCCAGAATGTTACATGATGCCTCAGGAGGGACTCGGCTTCATGCTTTCGAGCAAGTACGGTAGCCAAGCGGAGTACAACCGAGCTCGAGGCTCCTCTCATCAACCGCTCACCAACTCCCTCGGCCAGCGACCAACGAATGCTGCGAGGCCGAGTAGCGTCAAGCGAGGCTCGGCAACGGGGCACTACGGAGCGATGCAGACATATGGAGGCATACATCAAACTTCTTTATCATCCTTCCTGCCCTCAGAGGTTCATGGGAATGTGAAACAGGAGCAAACCTCAGAGATCCCGGAAATGCCAAATCACATCCTCAGCTTCCTCAAAAACTACAGTCCCCATGAAGTGGCTGCGCTGTACCACCGCTGGGGTGCCACCAATTCACTTTTGGATCCATCTG GGATGCTGAGGTCTCTCATGCGGCAGGGACAACATTTCTGCCACGAGTGTGGGAAGAGTTTCAGTCAGCCCAGCCACCTGCGCACTCATATGAGGTCCCATACAG TTGGGTTTGATTTTAATGGACTCCACAGAGGTACTGACGCTCACAGCACCGCTTCTGAAGCTCCCAAGCAA GAGAGAGGCCTTTCTGCTGCCAGCTCTGCCCATACAGAGCCTCTCAGAAAGGGAACCTGA
- the LOC144058062 gene encoding zinc finger protein 516-like isoform X1 — protein MMNPRMMDTQARNQRAKLTPNKVNSKHDIESEDDKIPGSYVCNVCGRSFPFLSSLSQHMRRHTGARPYKCPYCDHRASQKGNLKVHIRSHKLGTLSSHHSNEDEEGGAEEEEMTVSEGLDGGTSPTKSSSACNRMISRESAEDSRRKVTVRSLKREKPASDQLPYCCRLCGYEAQREDQLLSHIEKVHITVDTGEQISVKEEAVAETLESQGDGTFPCETCGQVFTQAWFLKSHMKKHAGILDHCCQICGRRFREAWFLKSHMKTHNTRSRSRAKSDSAEHPATINDVAQDPEIVSSVASVYQMCSKCGNLFLSKESLRAHDKVHSLSYGKISQNQSQPSDDDDSPATKKRLLDYLGLHPVAAKAKEDERDMILGQRIPELDPLCSYQAWHLATKGKVVEPVDNSKASSDGGSIEEEHIATVAVVYEKENRSYDIQDQEKRSTGRRSSSGLATQASSGDHTPESLSDSEYRPSSRQERKRPSQSQGPSKSVECFECGKVFRSRHQMIVHQRVHRKDGGRTSMGDKEKSASKDLWSCTSDPESGSPNRPFTPGYGDSPPASTFRDQASEMGTANSGEFPDEKPYICSMCDFVTTESHTYLAHVRVQHPAASEDRTSPVPRVTPKLKKALLQGLENIPSPPAPLSTCSSPCENVCTPVDLCMRAEGHRGQAPITLDRKILPKHKCSFCSHSTLYPEVLWMHQTVAHRMTSSSSNLVPKWALRNNTKGPRDLSSRRRTGPPPLLEGNECPPLPTVVRGQRTRPPSQANQVLKKNKASSSPLHSSSLLSRPSTSTSGSHGARVAHSHPARSRPKVDISSRRSLLPSSNSNEKITSTLSRSTAPSLNSATASKRPECYMMPQEGLGFMLSSKYGSQAEYNRARGSSHQPLTNSLGQRPTNAARPSSVKRGSATGHYGAMQTYGGIHQTSLSSFLPSEVHGNVKQEQTSEIPEMPNHILSFLKNYSPHEVAALYHRWGATNSLLDPSGMLRSLMRQGQHFCHECGKSFSQPSHLRTHMRSHTGERPFCCQLCPYRASQKGNLKTHVQSVHHMPFDNSQYPDSRNLLLSPEEPGEFGPSPTSQNQN, from the exons ATGATGAATCCCAGGATGATGGATACTCAGGCGAGAAATCAGAGGGCAAAGTTGACTCCCAACAAGGTCAACTCCAAGCACGATATTGAGAGTGAGGATGACAAAATCCCGGGATCTTACGTCTGCAATGTTTGCGGCCGCAGCTTCCCTTTCCTGAGCTCTTTGTCACAGCATATGAGACGGCATACTGGTGCCCGCCCTTATAAATGCCCCTACTGTGACCACAGGGCCTCTCAGAAGGGCAACCTCAAAGTTCATATACGCAGCCACAAACTGGGCACACTCTCTAGCCACCACTCCAATGAGGACGAAGAGGGGGgcgcagaggaagaggagatGACTGTTTCAGAGGGTCTTGATGGAGGTACGAGTCCAACCAAAAGCAGCTCAGCTTGTAATCGGATGATCAGTAGAGAGAGCGCAGAAGATAGTCGCAGGAAAGTAACTGTGAGGAGCTTGAAAAGAGAGAAACCTGCGAGTGATCAGCTGCCTTACTGCTGCCGTCTTTGTGGCTATGAGGCCCAGCGGGAGGACCAGCTCCTGAGCCACATTGAGAAGGTCCACATCACTGTAGACACAGGCGAGCAGATAAGTGTTAAGGAGGAAGCTGTGGCTGAAACACTTGAATCCCAGGGTGATGGGACCTTTCCATGTGAAACCTGCGGCCAGGTCTTCACCCAAGCCTGGTTTTTAAAGTCACACATGAAGAAACATGCTGGCATCCTGGACCATTGCTGTCAAATATGTGGAAGACGCTTCCGCGAAGCTTGGTTTCTTAAATCTCACATGAAAACACACAACACCAGATCACGGTCTCGTGCAAAATCGGATTCTGCTGAACATCCTGCCACTATCAATGATGTAGCACAGGATCCTGAAATTGTTAGCTCTGTTGCGTCTGTTTACcaaatgtgttctaaatgtgGGAACTTGTTTCTTAGCAAAGAGAGCCTAAGGGCTCATGATAAAGTCCACAGTCTCAGTTATGGAAAAATATCTCAGAACCAGTCACAACCCAGTGATGACGATGATTCACCAGCCACAAAGAAACGTTTACTTGACTATTTAGGCCTTCATCCTGTTGCGGCAAAGGCTAAGGAGGATGAACGTGATATGATATTGGGTCAAAGAATCCCAGAGCTTGATCCACTTTGCAGCTACCAGGCATGGCATTTAGCTACAAAAGGAAAAGTTGTAGAACCAGTAGACAACAGCAAGGCTTCCAGTGACGGAGGAAGTATTGAAGAGGAACACATTGCTACAGTTGCTGTAGTTTATGAGAAAGAGAACCGCAGTTATGACATTCAAGATCAAGAAAAACGCAGCACAGGTCGCCGCAGCAGCTCTGGTTTGGCAACCCAAGCTTCTTCTGGAGACCACACACCAGAAAGCCTCAGCGATTCCGAGTACCGACCATCGTCTCGCCAGGAACGGAAACGGCCATCCCAGTCTCAAGGTCCCTCTAAATCCGTTGAGTGCTTTGAATGCGGGAAGGTGTTCCGCAGTCGCCACCAGATGATTGTCCACCAGCGAGTCCATAGAAAGGATGGGGGCAGGACATCAATGGGCGACAAGGAAAAAAGCGCAAGTAAAGACCTGTGGAGCTGCACCAGTGACCCAGAATCCGGCTCCCCAAACCGACCCTTTACCCCGGGGTATGGAGATTCTCCACCGGCCTCCACTTTTAGAGACCAGGCATCTGAGATGGGCACTGCTAACTCAGGAGAGTTTCCAG ATGAAAAGCCTTATATCTGCAGCATGTGTGACTTTGTTACCACTGAGTCACATACGTACCTGGCTCATGTCCGTGTCCAGCATCCAGCTGCCTCCGAAGACAGAACCAGCCCTGTTCCTCGAGTCACCCCCAAATTGAAGAAGGCCCTTCTGCAAGGTCTGGAAAATATTCCATCCCCTCCTGCTCCTCTTTCAACTTGCTCTTCTCCCTGCGAGAATGTTTGTACCCCTGTGGATTTATGTATGAGGGCTGAGGGTCACAGGGGCCAAGCCCCCATAACCCTCGATAGGAAAATCCTCCCGAAGCACAAGTGTTCCTTCTGCTCCCATTCTACCCTCTATCCTGAGGTCCTGTGGATGCATCAAACTGTGGCTCACCGCATGACCAGTAGTAGCTCCAATCTGGTGCCTAAATGGGCTCTGAGAAACAACACCAAAGGGCCACGCGATTTGTCCTCCAGGCGACGCACTGGCCCCCCACCACTCTTGGAGGGTAACGAATGTCCACCGCTGCCAACAGTTGTGCGTGGCCAACGCACGCGTCCCCCATCCCAGGCCAACCAAGTACTTAAAAAGAACAAAGCATCGTCATCACCCCTTCACTCTTCATCTTTACTATCGAGACCCTCCACATCCACTTCAGGATCGCATGGTGCGAGAGTCGCTCACAGTCACCCAGCGCGCTCCAGACCCAAAGTGGATATTTCCTCTCGGAGGAGCTTGCTGCCATCCTCCAACTCTAATGAGAAGATCACCAGCACCCTCTCCCGTTCCACAGCCCCAAGCCTCAACTCTGCTACAGCTAGCAAAAGGCCAGAATGTTACATGATGCCTCAGGAGGGACTCGGCTTCATGCTTTCGAGCAAGTACGGTAGCCAAGCGGAGTACAACCGAGCTCGAGGCTCCTCTCATCAACCGCTCACCAACTCCCTCGGCCAGCGACCAACGAATGCTGCGAGGCCGAGTAGCGTCAAGCGAGGCTCGGCAACGGGGCACTACGGAGCGATGCAGACATATGGAGGCATACATCAAACTTCTTTATCATCCTTCCTGCCCTCAGAGGTTCATGGGAATGTGAAACAGGAGCAAACCTCAGAGATCCCGGAAATGCCAAATCACATCCTCAGCTTCCTCAAAAACTACAGTCCCCATGAAGTGGCTGCGCTGTACCACCGCTGGGGTGCCACCAATTCACTTTTGGATCCATCTG GGATGCTGAGGTCTCTCATGCGGCAGGGACAACATTTCTGCCACGAGTGTGGGAAGAGTTTCAGTCAGCCCAGCCACCTGCGCACTCATATGAGGTCCCATACAG GAGAGAGGCCTTTCTGCTGCCAGCTCTGCCCATACAGAGCCTCTCAGAAAGGGAACCTGAAGACACATGTCCAGAGTGTCCACCACATGCCTTTTGACAACAGCCAGTATCCAGATTCAAGGAACTTGTTGCTGAGCCCCGAGGAGCCAGGAGAGTTCGGACCATCACCAACCTCACAAAATCAGAATTAA
- the LOC144058062 gene encoding zinc finger protein 516-like isoform X3 → MMNPRMMDTQARNQRAKLTPNKVNSKHDIESEDDKIPGSYVCNVCGRSFPFLSSLSQHMRRHTGARPYKCPYCDHRASQKGNLKVHIRSHKLGTLSSHHSNEDEEGGAEEEEMTVSEGLDGGTSPTKSSSACNRMISRESAEDSRRKVTVRSLKREKPASDQLPYCCRLCGYEAQREDQLLSHIEKVHITVDTGEQISVKEEAVAETLESQGDGTFPCETCGQVFTQAWFLKSHMKKHAGILDHCCQICGRRFREAWFLKSHMKTHNTRSRSRAKSDSAEHPATINDVAQDPEIVSSVASVYQMCSKCGNLFLSKESLRAHDKVHSLSYGKISQNQSQPSDDDDSPATKKRLLDYLGLHPVAAKAKEDERDMILGQRIPELDPLCSYQAWHLATKGKVVEPVDNSKASSDGGSIEEEHIATVAVVYEKENRSYDIQDQEKRSTGRRSSSGLATQASSGDHTPESLSDSEYRPSSRQERKRPSQSQGPSKSVECFECGKVFRSRHQMIVHQRVHRKDGGRTSMGDKEKSASKDLWSCTSDPESGSPNRPFTPGYGDSPPASTFRDQASEMGTANSGEFPDEKPYICSMCDFVTTESHTYLAHVRVQHPAASEDRTSPVPRVTPKLKKALLQGLENIPSPPAPLSTCSSPCENVCTPVDLCMRAEGHRGQAPITLDRKILPKHKCSFCSHSTLYPEVLWMHQTVAHRMTSSSSNLVPKWALRNNTKGPRDLSSRRRTGPPPLLEGNECPPLPTVVRGQRTRPPSQANQVLKKNKASSSPLHSSSLLSRPSTSTSGSHGARVAHSHPARSRPKVDISSRRSLLPSSNSNEKITSTLSRSTAPSLNSATASKRPECYMMPQEGLGFMLSSKYGSQAEYNRARGSSHQPLTNSLGQRPTNAARPSSVKRGSATGHYGAMQTYGGIHQTSLSSFLPSEVHGNVKQEQTSEIPEMPNHILSFLKNYSPHEVAALYHRWGATNSLLDPSVYDNARNHTTPKWPNPVQHEQRSQ, encoded by the exons ATGATGAATCCCAGGATGATGGATACTCAGGCGAGAAATCAGAGGGCAAAGTTGACTCCCAACAAGGTCAACTCCAAGCACGATATTGAGAGTGAGGATGACAAAATCCCGGGATCTTACGTCTGCAATGTTTGCGGCCGCAGCTTCCCTTTCCTGAGCTCTTTGTCACAGCATATGAGACGGCATACTGGTGCCCGCCCTTATAAATGCCCCTACTGTGACCACAGGGCCTCTCAGAAGGGCAACCTCAAAGTTCATATACGCAGCCACAAACTGGGCACACTCTCTAGCCACCACTCCAATGAGGACGAAGAGGGGGgcgcagaggaagaggagatGACTGTTTCAGAGGGTCTTGATGGAGGTACGAGTCCAACCAAAAGCAGCTCAGCTTGTAATCGGATGATCAGTAGAGAGAGCGCAGAAGATAGTCGCAGGAAAGTAACTGTGAGGAGCTTGAAAAGAGAGAAACCTGCGAGTGATCAGCTGCCTTACTGCTGCCGTCTTTGTGGCTATGAGGCCCAGCGGGAGGACCAGCTCCTGAGCCACATTGAGAAGGTCCACATCACTGTAGACACAGGCGAGCAGATAAGTGTTAAGGAGGAAGCTGTGGCTGAAACACTTGAATCCCAGGGTGATGGGACCTTTCCATGTGAAACCTGCGGCCAGGTCTTCACCCAAGCCTGGTTTTTAAAGTCACACATGAAGAAACATGCTGGCATCCTGGACCATTGCTGTCAAATATGTGGAAGACGCTTCCGCGAAGCTTGGTTTCTTAAATCTCACATGAAAACACACAACACCAGATCACGGTCTCGTGCAAAATCGGATTCTGCTGAACATCCTGCCACTATCAATGATGTAGCACAGGATCCTGAAATTGTTAGCTCTGTTGCGTCTGTTTACcaaatgtgttctaaatgtgGGAACTTGTTTCTTAGCAAAGAGAGCCTAAGGGCTCATGATAAAGTCCACAGTCTCAGTTATGGAAAAATATCTCAGAACCAGTCACAACCCAGTGATGACGATGATTCACCAGCCACAAAGAAACGTTTACTTGACTATTTAGGCCTTCATCCTGTTGCGGCAAAGGCTAAGGAGGATGAACGTGATATGATATTGGGTCAAAGAATCCCAGAGCTTGATCCACTTTGCAGCTACCAGGCATGGCATTTAGCTACAAAAGGAAAAGTTGTAGAACCAGTAGACAACAGCAAGGCTTCCAGTGACGGAGGAAGTATTGAAGAGGAACACATTGCTACAGTTGCTGTAGTTTATGAGAAAGAGAACCGCAGTTATGACATTCAAGATCAAGAAAAACGCAGCACAGGTCGCCGCAGCAGCTCTGGTTTGGCAACCCAAGCTTCTTCTGGAGACCACACACCAGAAAGCCTCAGCGATTCCGAGTACCGACCATCGTCTCGCCAGGAACGGAAACGGCCATCCCAGTCTCAAGGTCCCTCTAAATCCGTTGAGTGCTTTGAATGCGGGAAGGTGTTCCGCAGTCGCCACCAGATGATTGTCCACCAGCGAGTCCATAGAAAGGATGGGGGCAGGACATCAATGGGCGACAAGGAAAAAAGCGCAAGTAAAGACCTGTGGAGCTGCACCAGTGACCCAGAATCCGGCTCCCCAAACCGACCCTTTACCCCGGGGTATGGAGATTCTCCACCGGCCTCCACTTTTAGAGACCAGGCATCTGAGATGGGCACTGCTAACTCAGGAGAGTTTCCAG ATGAAAAGCCTTATATCTGCAGCATGTGTGACTTTGTTACCACTGAGTCACATACGTACCTGGCTCATGTCCGTGTCCAGCATCCAGCTGCCTCCGAAGACAGAACCAGCCCTGTTCCTCGAGTCACCCCCAAATTGAAGAAGGCCCTTCTGCAAGGTCTGGAAAATATTCCATCCCCTCCTGCTCCTCTTTCAACTTGCTCTTCTCCCTGCGAGAATGTTTGTACCCCTGTGGATTTATGTATGAGGGCTGAGGGTCACAGGGGCCAAGCCCCCATAACCCTCGATAGGAAAATCCTCCCGAAGCACAAGTGTTCCTTCTGCTCCCATTCTACCCTCTATCCTGAGGTCCTGTGGATGCATCAAACTGTGGCTCACCGCATGACCAGTAGTAGCTCCAATCTGGTGCCTAAATGGGCTCTGAGAAACAACACCAAAGGGCCACGCGATTTGTCCTCCAGGCGACGCACTGGCCCCCCACCACTCTTGGAGGGTAACGAATGTCCACCGCTGCCAACAGTTGTGCGTGGCCAACGCACGCGTCCCCCATCCCAGGCCAACCAAGTACTTAAAAAGAACAAAGCATCGTCATCACCCCTTCACTCTTCATCTTTACTATCGAGACCCTCCACATCCACTTCAGGATCGCATGGTGCGAGAGTCGCTCACAGTCACCCAGCGCGCTCCAGACCCAAAGTGGATATTTCCTCTCGGAGGAGCTTGCTGCCATCCTCCAACTCTAATGAGAAGATCACCAGCACCCTCTCCCGTTCCACAGCCCCAAGCCTCAACTCTGCTACAGCTAGCAAAAGGCCAGAATGTTACATGATGCCTCAGGAGGGACTCGGCTTCATGCTTTCGAGCAAGTACGGTAGCCAAGCGGAGTACAACCGAGCTCGAGGCTCCTCTCATCAACCGCTCACCAACTCCCTCGGCCAGCGACCAACGAATGCTGCGAGGCCGAGTAGCGTCAAGCGAGGCTCGGCAACGGGGCACTACGGAGCGATGCAGACATATGGAGGCATACATCAAACTTCTTTATCATCCTTCCTGCCCTCAGAGGTTCATGGGAATGTGAAACAGGAGCAAACCTCAGAGATCCCGGAAATGCCAAATCACATCCTCAGCTTCCTCAAAAACTACAGTCCCCATGAAGTGGCTGCGCTGTACCACCGCTGGGGTGCCACCAATTCACTTTTGGATCCATCTG tgtatgaCAATGCACGGAACCACACtacccctaagtggccaaatcctgtacaacatgaacagcgctcccaataa